The Pelosinus sp. IPA-1 genome includes the window AATTATGATTGAAGTTCCTGCAGCAGCTGCTATTGCAGATATACTAGCAGAAGAAGTAGATTTCTTTAGTGTTGGTACCAATGATTTGGTTCAGTATACGATGGCTGCAGATCGTATGAATGAGCATGTAGCTTATTTAAGCGACTATTTCCAGCCGCCTGTAGTTCGTTTGATTGGGAATGTTGCTAAAGCAGCGCAAAAATCGGGTAAATGGGTAGGTATGTGTGGCGAAATGGCAGGAGATCCTCTAGCAACACCACTTTTAATTGGTCTTGGATTGACGGAGTTGTCTATGAATGGCAGGGCCGTTCCTGTAGTGAAACATCGGATTCGTCAACTTACCTTAGGACAATGTCAAGAGTGGGCTGAACATATTCTGACTCTAAGGACCGCATCTGCTATTAAGCAGGAATTAGAAAAAATTGCTGAAAAATATGAAATAAATTAGATACATTTCATTTTTAATATAGCAATATGAGAGGTGTGCTTATGTTAAAACGTATTGCTGTCATGACAAGTGGTGGTGATTCTCCTGGAATGAATGCAGCGATTCGTGCAGTGGTGCGTGTAGCAATTCATGAAGGCGTAGAGGTATGGGGTATTTATAACGGCTATGCGGGTATGTATGAAGATAAAATGGTGAAACTTGAGTCAAGATCTGTGGGAGATATTTTGCAGCGGGGGGGAACTTTTTTAGGAACTGCACGCTGTGAAGTATTTAGAACACTAGAAGGGCGACAAAAGGCTGCAGAAAATTTACGCCGTCGTGGCATTGAAGGTCTTATTGTTATTGGTGGGGATGGATCCTTAACAGGTGCCCAATTGTTATCGGAACTCGGAATTGCTGTAGTTGGTCTTCCTGGTACCATTGATAATGATATTTGGGGTACAGATTATACAATTGGTTTTGATACAGCGATCAATACTGTAGTAGATGCCCTCAACAAACTGCGGGATACCGCTTCATCCCATGGCAGAGTAATGGTGCTTGAAGTTATGGGGCGCAATTCTGGCTGGATTGCTATGACTGCCGGACTTGCAGGTGGAGCAGAGCAAATTCTAATTCCAGAAATGAGTGTAAATTTAGACGAAGTATGTCAAAAGCTACGTACAAGTCATGATAATGGGAAAAAATATAGCGTGGTAGTTGTTGCCGAAGGAGTAGGCAGTGCTCTAGCTATTGGCGAAAAAATCGCTGCTGACACGGGTCTTGATACTAGAGTATCTGTATTAGGACATATACAACGAGGTGGGTCACCTAGCGTATTTGATCGCATTTTAGCTAGTACATTGGCTGAACATGCAGTCTTAGCTCTAATTTCAGGAATATCCAATGTATTATTCGGTTCTCGGAATGGAGCCGTTGTTCCAATTGATTTAGCAGATGCGATAGGACACAAGCGGACAATTGATACCTCCACATTCCGGTTAGCCGGCGTATTGTCTCAGTAAGA containing:
- the pfkA gene encoding 6-phosphofructokinase; this encodes MLKRIAVMTSGGDSPGMNAAIRAVVRVAIHEGVEVWGIYNGYAGMYEDKMVKLESRSVGDILQRGGTFLGTARCEVFRTLEGRQKAAENLRRRGIEGLIVIGGDGSLTGAQLLSELGIAVVGLPGTIDNDIWGTDYTIGFDTAINTVVDALNKLRDTASSHGRVMVLEVMGRNSGWIAMTAGLAGGAEQILIPEMSVNLDEVCQKLRTSHDNGKKYSVVVVAEGVGSALAIGEKIAADTGLDTRVSVLGHIQRGGSPSVFDRILASTLAEHAVLALISGISNVLFGSRNGAVVPIDLADAIGHKRTIDTSTFRLAGVLSQ